Below is a genomic region from Candidatus Methanomethylicota archaeon.
TTATTGTGACTGAGTGGAATGAGTTTAGGAAGCTTAAACCGGAGGATTCATAAGATTTATGAGGAATCCAGCAGTTGTGGATGGTAGGAGAATATATGATTCATAATGTTTATTCTAGGAAGTTGAAGTTTAAAGCGGTAGGGTTTAGTTGATGAGTTTAATTGTCTTCATGACGTGATTATGGTTGAATTATTTTGTTTGAGTAATGGCTTTTTAATGTCTTAAGGGGATATCTATACGCATTTGAAGATAAGATTAAAACCGTGGAGGCGTTTTTCGCAAGTAGTGGAATTATGGGTGTTTAAATTAATATATTGGCTTCCATAGACTTTTAAATAATGGTTTTTAGATTCACCTTTTTTCCCTCTAATTGGTTTTCATTAAGCTGAAGATAGAGAGTGTTTGTGTGCACGTTAGTTTTAAGAGAGTGGAATGTTAGAAGCTATTGTGGGTGGTGGTATGATGATAGATAGAGTGCTAGTTTACTTTGAGGATGCGTGTAAGTTTTATGAGGAATCTGTCAGGGAGTTTGAGGAGGGGGTTAAGGAAAATAACTCTTATAAGATTAGGGACTCGGCTGAAAAGGCGTGGAATGCCGTAATACAAGCAACAAATGCCCTAATTCTTAAGTTTTCTGGAAAGCTTCCATCCAGTCATTGGGAGCGCA
It encodes:
- a CDS encoding PaREP1 family protein — protein: MIDRVLVYFEDACKFYEESVREFEEGVKENNSYKIRDSAEKAWNAVIQATNALILKFSGKLPSSHWERRKMLRELEIRLPEMGKLMLRDRYGARERHLHETVFYEGNIDIEDIKYELEKVRAYLNDIGNVLKVT